The Geotrypetes seraphini chromosome 12, aGeoSer1.1, whole genome shotgun sequence nucleotide sequence tgctgagctcaaacATAACTCTGGTTTATCTCATCCTTGGGACCAGTATTTCAGTTGGATGCAgggctgggtaaaagaccttcttattgtctTAATCACTATTATTATCTGCATTCTTGTCTCTTATGTAAGTTTTCGACTGCTCATgcgctgtgttattcgtattacagctcctaaaactcctcctcgagagacatatttggaatatctctccctccaagctcatgctgtacattcatgacgtcatttacatgacgtaagaggggatttgaagggacacgtcttgtagttttccatagaatgtgttttggagcagtaagaaacccaggccctgtttgtttttccttctctgtaataatgcaaggacatccatgtttgaaaagatgtgtgttcttatgctatgtttaatcccttctctgtaataatgcaaggacatctatatttgaaaagatgtgtgtccttatgctatgtttaatccagatattgtttgccttctcttgccaaatattataaggctattctattatgtagttttccttaagttgtgtttgaagttgtaaatccagattgtttgccttctcctgctgatatactacaaggccattgtatatttgagagatgtgttttcttattctgtagtaaagtgaatctaattgttttcttagctgtatttgtaTGAAAATTTAGATAAGGCTTTGTTAGCCAAAGCACCTTTAGACTTTGGCTTTAGATAAGTAAaggattttgttatttcttttaaagttgcatgtgatctgatatggtttgcatttacgtcatatgctgacgacccttacccatgtaagatgatataaattgaggtatagaacattcaataaagtggacatgtttgagagacaataggtgtctgttttctcttagatattgtccccagatgcatctgcttgtcaaatgacagagtgtgtacAGCCATAATCGGGCCTTAACAAAtgcaaataaagaattaattaaaaaaaaattagtccCTTAGGGTGTAAGAATAAGTACTCACCAATTAAAATGTTGGATGGATGAAGGTCCCGATGGCAAAACCCTCTCTCATGTAGCTCATGCAAGCCCAGGAATATAGACTGAAGAATGTCTTTGATCTTAGTTACATCTTTAATGTTATTGATGTGTTCTTCAAGGTTTCTCTCGTACAGAGAAAGACATAGATATGAACATGAGCTATCTTCTTCAGCTCCACAGTAACATACTAAATGATTATTCTTCCGCAACTGTTTCAGACAGATCAGTTCCTTATCACCTTCTGGAACTTTTGGAACCCTCTTCACAGCTACTTCTTGCTCATGATAGAAACCCAAGTAGATGCCACCATAGGAAGTTTCATGAATTTTATATTCTTCAATAATGAAAATTTTCAGTTTTCCAATCAAGTTTCGCGGTGTCTCATGCAGTCTTTTTAGCTTCTTTCCCCAGCGCTCACTGTAAGGCTTCCAGTTGTCAGAAATTTTGTCTCCAGTTGTTGCACCACCATATTGACGAAGTAATTCAACTAAGTTCTGGTTATAATTTCTTTTGGCTATCTCAACATATTCATATTCAGGTTTTGCTCCTTTTTCCAACAATAATTTGGCTATTTCATAATTATCGTTTTCCACAGCTTCCAACAATGCAGTTCTTCCGGCTTTATCTATGGTGTTGATTTCAATTCCATTTTGCTCTAACAAGCACATCACAAGGTCAGATTGATCCATCTTGACCGCATGGATGAGGGGGGTTTTCCCATCCTGATCCTTCACATTCACCTCAGCACCAGAATTCAGCAGAGTACAGATAACAGAAACCTTGGTATTCTTGGGTTGAACAAATGCATGAAGTAAAGCACTTCTTCCTTGATTGTCACAAACATTCACATTAGCTTTGTAATTGATAAGGATTTCTATAATATTCTCACGGCCTTTtttggcagcatccatgagcgcTGTTGCCCCTCCTTTACCCAGCGATTTCTGCTCTTTGTTAACCACCCTCCTCAGATTTACATCAGCTCCTTTCTCTAACAAGTAGATCAGGATCTCTTTATGGCCATATATAGCAGCTTCCATTAAGGCCGTGAAGCCATTGTTATCCATCTCATTTATATCTGACCCTTTTTCAAGGAATAGTGCTAAGAGGTTTGTATTTCCCACAATTGCCGCTAAGATGAATGGAGAACAGCCATTGTCTTTTCTGAGGTGTGGATCAGCTCCCTGCTCCAGCAGAAAATGAACAATGGCTTCTTGTTTCCCTTGTATAGCTGTAAGCAATGGAGTCCATCCAAATGGACCCTTTACATTGACACTGGTGCCTTGTTCCAGCAGAAGGTGAACTTTCTGTTCATCGCCTTCTTTGACTGCATTGTTTATTTCTTCCGCATTGCTCATTTCTTATTCGGAAAGCAAGATATCTTTTGCTGGCATACAATTTTTGAAGATGTGACTGCTCTGTTTCTTTTAATTCTGTTTTATGGTTCACATACCAAAAACAGTCATCAAAATAGGGCCATGTATAATCTGCCTGTGGTATTATGTGTTTGGAGCAGATGCAGAGTGTGTTGTGCAGTGTCAATTACCCTATGAAGAGAAACAAGATTTGCAATTTAACTTAATtatatcattttttaaatttcagataCTACTTGGGAAACTACGACAAATAATTttcctcagggtcatctttgactcctctctctccttctctgctcagatccaagaAACCGCTAAAGCTTGTCATGTATAacaaaatctgacctttcctttccaagcacactaccaaaacccttaacCACACTCTCATCATctctcgcttagattactgcaatttacttctctcaggtcttccactcaaccatctccctccccttcaatccgttcaaaattctgctgcacaacttacacttctccctccgtattcgctgtgataggggattaacagaaccacaaatatagaaaaaccgcaaataactttttcatgttattcgctgttttctattaaaaaccatcgtgaatatggtgaaaccgtgaataacatggtgggagacctggcctgttcctgaaggagaggcaaaacacggtgaagaaagtgctgggaattggcaattttctctgtaaatgcttggaatccgCGATTTCTCtatgctgatgtaatttggggggaggagccagcaagctaaaaaacgtgaataatcgaaaccgtgaatgctgaaaccacaaatacggagggagaagtgtatattccatgagagccaccatactcacattacccgTCTCCTCAaaacacttcactggctccccatccatttccaaatacagttcaaactcctcttactgacctacttctacttatttgctcatccaaaaattaatgggtgtagatataagaccttcttagataggaccctagcatttcaagctggtaggtaaatgtattcagcaagctatgttatcctattgcagttttcagaaattaattaagaccactttgtttgataagtttattacttagtgaattttttattattgaaattctattttacaaaaatttgtatttttgtatttcgctgattgtccagctctttttagtgtaaaccgcctagaacttttggttatggcggtataaaagaataaagttattattattattacaagtgtattcactctgcaggtCCTCAATAACTCTCCTCACTCAACtcctcctatgctccctccatgaactccgttcatcagATATGTCCCTCCTATCAATACCCCTCTCCTCCATTGCCAACTccaaactccatcccttctatcttgctgaaCTGTATgactggaacagactgcctgatcATTAGGCCAGcctccatctctagcagtgttcaaatccaagctaaaagcccactttttctaaGCTGCATTCAACGCCTAACTCCACCATAAGATTACCTATGTCTATCATAtctttctctctgcaagaaactccccaaccccataTGTCCtgtctatccaaattagattgtaagtttttctaagcagggatcatctattacatgctaaatgtacagtgctgcgtatgcctttcagagttatagaaatgataaatagtaacaGTATGAAGTAGGAACTGAAGGTAGAAAAAAGAAATGAAGGTTCGTGCTCTCTGTTATAAAATTTCTGCACTGACATCACATCTACAGAGGTTCCCTTTTCAATACATTGTCAGTTACAGTCCAATTTCCACAACTGCAGTTCTTTAGCAATGAGTTAAGCAATAAGcatcatgtttaaaaaaaaagtttaaaaatgctCTATATTGAAAAGGAAGGGCTAAATTTTAAAACAGGTAAATAATTACGGGTTTCGTTTATAGTAAAATTCTTTAACAAAAAGATGTCCTTGGAGCAAAAACCATTAAATTATAACCGTCATTCTTCAATGatcctgcattaaaaaaaaaaaatatgccagTTTACAAAGATCTCTCCATGCAGTCAGAACAAATTAAGAAACATTACCAATTCATTTTACCTTCTAATAAGATATCTTCCATTTGGTAGTAAAAGAAATCATAAGAAAAGTGCCCCCATATATTTATAGCGCCAAGAGGTGCTTACAGCTTGACTGCTGAAATTCTTCTTTCGATTTCTTTGAGTGTACAGGGCCCCTTAGCAGCTCTGCAAGCCCTTAGGCATTTGGTTTCAAATTAAAGACGAGCTGTTTCCTGAAAGGGGTGGAGCAAAAAGAACAGGCTTGAGGGAGGGGATATCTCAAGTACGATGATTGACAAGGGATCTTGAAAGTGAAAGCAGTTGCCCTGTTAAAGAGGGGCCGTGGGATACATTTGGAAAAAAATTTAAGAAAGCCTCATTTCACTGTGTGCAGATTTTTATCACATGAAAAAATGAAGCATTTCTGCAGGCATGTTTCATAGGTGTGTGCAAATGTTTGGTCGGTCCCTCActtggaggaagattctcaaaacaccTGTTTAGCGTGGAAGTATTctacctagggttgccagattttacaattgtaaaatccagacacaCACACCCAGTCCtaccctagctccgccccccactgcctgctttggtccggcaggaggcaatctgcacatgcgcagataccACGTGATTACGTCACGTgcgtgcacgtgatgtcatcctGTGGCATTCGCACATGCACAGATTGCCTCCTGCCTGACGCCGAGAAGAGGCCGACAccgagaggaggcttttcaaaagccggacaaagtgccaggttttgaaaagccatccggtaACCCTAATTCTACCAGCCAGATCTCAAAAgggctcactgtggtcttttctgagcttcctggaaGACTCTCactctgctatgcaaatgtattacaacaaaGTCATTAATATCTAAACGAGCACTCCGGGTGATTCTCCATTATCGCCGGGTGATTTTCTAATCTTGCTGTCCTACATTTGTGGGCAAAAATTTCTGACAGTCtgagccttactttctggtcagtgcctgagtactgattggctcaggcattgacataaaagtaaggtttgacagctcagacctgccagaaacttttgccccccctcccaacacccctggcaggagggatgctccctccctcccggtGTTGCCGTCAAGCAATCCTAGCCCTCTGACactcccccagcagtgggagagatgcccactccctcccgctgttgCCGTCAAGCAAGTCCCCCGACAGCAGGGAGTGAAGTACCGATCTTGTACAGGGTAGAGGGGGGCCAGGCAGATGAGGGGGGGTGTCGTTGGGAGGGGGGAACATTTCCCTCTGCTGCTCTCCTTGCCGGTCAATCAGCTAAACCGGCAGAACAAGAGGAGACCTGTGGCTTAGTTGATCGGGGCAAGAAGAGCAGCCTTGACAGGAAGGAGGAGCTGTACatagcgattgctcttctgagtaagcaccaggcacagttcttcccccccaccccttttaccgGCAGTTCTCTGcacaaatagtgtgcatataatttgcctCCCACTACGGCCACTATATTGACTCACTGGATTTTTCCGGCGAGTTTTGAGAATTGACCCATTGTTCCAtatattgcctttataaaatatgctTAAAATAGGTGCCTTTTTGGAATTATTCCCTACGATTCTATAGTTGTTCATTGTATTCTTTTAATAGGTCATTCTTATCCAAAGTAAAGTAGACTGAATGGTTGCGTTGAAAGGCCTTCTCGGAGATGGAGCTAAGTTCTTCCTTTGGTGCCGCTTTCTGTCTGGTGCTTCTTTCCACTCTCTATTCACCTCACTTGCTCCCTGCTTTCCCCTATGACCTCTTCTATCCTCTatgaccaagggctagattcactaagcaaaccgatcgtgtaccgatcggtttgcgagccctttgcgaccagatttccctcctgcaatatttactaacctgtgtagcgatccaaTTCCGgtgtgcgcatgcaaatgaggtgaactgcatgcaaagtaggcagagacgtgattcactaaactttttttcgATCCGACTGCGCtcgcaaaaagcgactgctgaggaccagtcgctgaagccctttgcgactgccctgccttttGCCGCCCTGCTTTCCAGCCTGTCAGCCCcttctcctgcagccccgaaagcgcctgcctgccccgactctcctgctctctgccacccttccctgcagtgcaagcccgtggttttaaagcggggctgcacaccGCAGTGCAGCACCAGCTTTAAATCCGCaggctcgcactgaagggaaggagggaagaggctgccgtCGCCGCCGCTTTAGCAGcataggagcaggagagtcgggcctgAACATGCCTGCCCCGACTGcctgtgcaagcccgtggttttaacccaaagCGGGTTAAACTCACAGGCTCACAAaggtttaaagttaaaaaaaaaaaagtaaaaagttgCGGCTCAGACGGGtctggcagatgggggcattcttccaatcgcccccatctgcatactTTAGGTCagtgaatttgtcggacctgcccgaatcagaaacggattgttccgattcgggcaggttagtgaatttagccccaaattatgcagttttgcatgttgaatctaaagctatctttagaaactgcttaaagtgagtcttacctacatcaaatcacaattaaaatatgtagaAAGTAAGTAAGTAAAATTTATTTGAACATCCAAATTGTCTGAACTACATCTGTAGCCACTTAATTGTCTTTAAAATATCATTTATGTAGTTAATTTaccccagtgtttctcaactcggtcctgcagtacccccttgccagtcaggttttcaggatatccacaatgaatatgcatgaaagaaatttgcatataatggaggcagtgtaagcaaaccaagtttatgcatatccattgtggatatcctgaagacctgactggcaagggggtactccaggaccgagttgagaaacaccgatttaccccctcctttacaaagcctcgCTAGCCACTGA carries:
- the RNASEL gene encoding 2-5A-dependent ribonuclease, whose product is MSNAEEINNAVKEGDEQKVHLLLEQGTSVNVKGPFGWTPLLTAIQGKQEAIVHFLLEQGADPHLRKDNGCSPFILAAIVGNTNLLALFLEKGSDINEMDNNGFTALMEAAIYGHKEILIYLLEKGADVNLRRVVNKEQKSLGKGGATALMDAAKKGRENIIEILINYKANVNVCDNQGRSALLHAFVQPKNTKVSVICTLLNSGAEVNVKDQDGKTPLIHAVKMDQSDLVMCLLEQNGIEINTIDKAGRTALLEAVENDNYEIAKLLLEKGAKPEYEYVEIAKRNYNQNLVELLRQYGGATTGDKISDNWKPYSERWGKKLKRLHETPRNLIGKLKIFIIEEYKIHETSYGGIYLGFYHEQEVAVKRVPKVPEGDKELICLKQLRKNNHLVCYCGAEEDSSCSYLCLSLYERNLEEHINNIKDVTKIKDILQSIFLGLHELHERGFCHRDLHPSNILIDLEGKSYLADFSESLKLEDCEDKEELIKNDMKALGNLVLYAVTRGTASFQPDGERDVMEVCPDSVEDFVEARDLINKLISPDTEYSSVTDFLNHPFFWSHKSRYKFLQDVGNENDVKLRTEKSALFKALNGSDATKTNTFHSWISTVDKDVLDSMNKHYKKEAYYYKDTVTDLLKFIRNLAAHFEEKSNIKDIIEDPCQYFLKKFPDLTIYVYETLKHLGMGYDKHFPKPSSSLL